From a single Hyphomicrobiales bacterium genomic region:
- a CDS encoding hypothetical protein (Evidence 5 : Unknown function), giving the protein MPADQKDLIWIDGTNRRSDGYYYLPNNPKLMLEWFERFVA; this is encoded by the coding sequence GTGCCGGCCGACCAGAAGGACCTGATTTGGATCGACGGCACGAACCGGCGCTCCGACGGCTACTACTACCTGCCCAACAACCCCAAGCTGATGCTCGAGTGGTTTGAGCGGTTCGTCGCTTGA
- a CDS encoding conserved membrane hypothetical protein (Evidence 4 : Unknown function but conserved in other organisms), protein MNQDTLPLPATGVLICTLQKNWWVFVLRGALALIIAVIAFVMPADSLLALTLIFGAYSFVDGAFELVSAIRRIRKEERWGWLAFSGALGVLTGIIVVVSPFVATLVLATFLWVSIAFWSMLSGVFEIAAAIRLRNEIKGEVWLFISGLLSVALSILVIWLLVTRPFETFLALGWLLGIYAAILGVVLITLGLKLRKSSGASTSDAEKRHYSESRA, encoded by the coding sequence ATGAACCAAGATACGCTTCCCCTGCCTGCAACAGGAGTTCTAATCTGCACGTTGCAAAAAAACTGGTGGGTCTTTGTACTCCGCGGAGCTTTGGCTTTAATCATCGCCGTAATCGCTTTCGTAATGCCGGCAGACTCTCTGCTCGCGCTGACGCTCATATTCGGTGCGTACTCCTTCGTCGACGGCGCGTTCGAACTCGTCTCCGCCATTCGACGGATCCGTAAGGAGGAACGATGGGGATGGCTTGCCTTCAGCGGCGCGCTTGGCGTCTTGACCGGCATTATCGTGGTGGTATCGCCATTTGTCGCCACGCTGGTGCTTGCAACGTTTCTATGGGTGAGCATTGCGTTCTGGTCGATGCTCTCCGGTGTGTTTGAAATAGCTGCTGCAATTCGCTTGAGAAACGAGATTAAGGGTGAGGTTTGGCTGTTTATCAGCGGCCTTCTTTCTGTCGCGCTCAGCATACTCGTCATTTGGCTTCTGGTAACGCGGCCGTTTGAGACCTTCCTCGCACTGGGCTGGCTGCTCGGCATCTATGCCGCGATCCTTGGGGTCGTCCTCATCACGCTCGGACTGAAGCTGCGAAAGTCATCGGGGGCATCTACGTCTGACGCGGAGAAGAGGCACTATTCTGAATCGCGCGCATAG
- a CDS encoding hypothetical protein (Evidence 5 : Unknown function) has product MEQEANSFERQTLLEAEEVAELHARTERTHPRDILWN; this is encoded by the coding sequence GTGGAACAAGAAGCCAATAGCTTCGAGCGGCAAACGCTGCTCGAAGCGGAGGAGGTGGCGGAGCTGCATGCTAGGACCGAGCGGACCCATCCGCGGGATATACTCTGGAACTAG